CGTCGGTTACACGCAACAACTGCGTTGCCAGCGCAGCCTTGCCAGGCGCCGCGGCGTCGACCTTGTCGAAGAGACGCTCGGAATCCTCCATGACCACTGAAAAAATCCCGTCGTATCAGCCAACCAAATTTCGCGATGCCGCGTTcttcctttcattttttctctcATCTTTGAAAGAAATGAATTCGGAATGTTTCCACAGCGGGCAATGGGCGAAAGTGTATCGGTGCAGGTCTCGATCGAGCGGGATCCTCTACGCGGCAAAGTTCTCCTCGAGAAGCAGATTCAACGCGGACTGCAGCGCCGAGCTGAGGCACGAAATCGCCCTTTTGTCTCTGTGCTCGCAATCGCCACGGGTCGTTCGATTGCACGACGTCTACGAGACGCCGAAGGAAATTATTCTGGTGATGGAATAGTAAGTACTCGAGCGTGTACACGTGGAAACTCGAGAAATCAAGCAGCGAGGCCAACGAACGAAACCACTCGAACTTTCGACTTTTCAGCGCACCTGGAGGCGATCTACAGACGCTCATCGACGGTGATTTGGTGCCCCTCGAAGGTGACGTGGTACACTTTGTGAGGCAGCTAGTAGAAGGACTTGCCTACCTCCACGAGAGAAATATCGCCCATTTGGACATCAAGGTAAGTTCGACCCATAAAAGGTCGAAACGAACTTGTCACGTTTCTCTCGTATATCCGGATCCCGGAACCGACTTTACGCGGCATCGTCGCGTCACCGAATAGTTCCGACGATTTCTTTCGCGCACTTGCTCGTTCGAAATCATACGTGCAGGAATTCTAGCTATTCTTTCACGCCGCTGGCTACAGCTCCGAAACAAACAAATTGAAATTGCCTTTTACGCGTTAGtggaacaaagaaaaaattcgCTGGAATTTGGACGCGTCTGGAAACGAAAGCCCGATGCGCGCCACGACCCTGTTCCAGCTGGTTTTCAAGCAATTTATCGCTTTTTATTACCGTAATCGCGGAAACGTAAACACCTTTTAGTCGGCATACTCAGGGAAAAGAGGTTTTGTACGCGGGCGTCGCGTGTCGTCGAATAAAGCCCGTGTCTTGTAGTTTCAGCTTGTCGCTCGAATCCGGCGAGACGACCGTCCCTCTTAACGGGCAATAACGACCGGTCTCGCCGTCTCGCGCGAGCTTTGCTTCCACCATTTTTACCGACGAACTACAACGCTCGTAAAGCATCGCGTCGGCGTAATTAAGAGTTCCACGCAGGATTTGCCGTCTGGGTCGCCTCGCGATTCGCTACAAGCtacctttccttttctttacGACACCGTGCTGTTCACGGACAGATTTTTCTTCCCGAACAAAGCGAGGAATCGAAGCGAACGTTGTTGTCACGCGCAACATACGGAGGAGTTGGTagaggaggagaagaagaaaatccAAAGATGCAGTAAAGTACGACGCGATCCGACGGGGTCGTCCGACTTCTCCGCCACGGATAAAAggattctttctttctcgttaTCCTCGCGAGAAATTGGCGAAAGGTCGACGAGCTTTTGCCACGGTACAAGATCCTCGACCAAGGCGTCTGCTCGAACGGGACGCGAGTTTCGAGCGCGTGCCGAGTTTTATCGACGACGTAAATCGTGTCGCGAATCTTTTACCTCGAACCACCAAAGCTGTTTATTTAGCTGTCCGATTCGAATTCGATTATCGGCCGTTTTCTGCATTCACGCTACGTGAATACCTGAATACCGATATAAAACTGCGCGCATGTACCACTGTCGTCTTCGACGAAACTTACGATCTGTAAACAGTCTACGAAAAAATGTCCGCTCTTCGATTAAGACTCGATCAAACGAGAAACATTCGATCCTTTCGCTCGTAAATCCGTAACTTCCCGATGGCCCTTCTGCCTGTCCGTTTACCTCCGACATATTTTTAAGAAACACGAAAGCAGTTTATCGATCATTTCGAAGTACGTTTTCACGTCGTAACGTCAGCTACGGCAGCAACAATCATCCTTGGCCCGTGCAAACTTTTCAAgcctattgaaaattattcccGCGCTCCATAAACATTCGAGCACCGTATATGGATATAGTGGGGCGCGGAACTGCCGCTGGCAAGCTGCACCTCTCCCTATCCATCGCCGAATCGATGCAATTACATTGTCTCTCGATGCAGACTGCACCGTGGGCCGTCTGATCGAatttcgcgtcgcgtcgcgtcctCCCTTCGACTTCTCGTGAATGTCGCCAAAGGGATTCGACTGGAAACCGATCGACGAGCGTTCTCCAGCCAATATGTAGTTGGTTTTTTCCAAAAGAATCTCGAGAATCGCGTGGAACGATTCACAGCCGGTGCTCTGGTACGGAACGCGACAAGACCCCACGCTCTTCGCACTGAAACGACCACGCCCTTACTCCATAGGTGAATCACACCTGGTTCCTATCTCGCTTTCTGAACGTTCGATATCTATGTCTGACCGCCATAACTGGAGCAACTACTGATAACTCGCGAAATTCCCgtgaaagagaaaggaaagagTTCGCGTTCGTTTGGCGTAACGCCGAAGGGAACAGAGTCCGGTCGTCCGCAGTCGCTTCCCGGGTCGTTCGCTTCGTCAGAGACGTACAACTTTCGATCGAGGGAAAAACCGAGCAAAACGTTCGAATTCGAAAGAAATCCTGGCAAGGAATGAAACGCGCTCGAGCTCCCACGTGTTTCACGCGAACCAGTAATCGCATTCTCCTCGCCTCGTTAGCTCGCACTCGATGAATCACTAGCGTCTCTGTGGACACACGAGCGGCTAACCTGTTCACCGTAACTGGAGCACTTCTTGGGTGTTTTGCGACATTTACTCAAACAGCAGAGGAGAGAACGTTTTAATCGATTGCCTACCGGCTCGTTTCGACCACGCTTAAAAGTCCCCGGTCTCCGACGTTTAATCTTGCCATTCATCTTCTAAGCCCCATCTTTAAGTTCATTTCGATTAACCtggaaacgaaacgaacgGTACCGATCGCGCCTCTTTTTCAGAGGTCTCGGCCCACACGGTTGTTTCTTCGATCAGTGCGGCGAGAGACCGCGTGGGATTTGGTTAGACGCGTTTCGTTCTATCGAGAAACGCTTACTCGtccgaaaaaaggaaaaggtcAATCAACGTGCAGACCCTGAAGGACGCGATTAGATTTATCGCGTCCAGGTGATTTCACTCCGTGAACGCAACTTCGTTGATTCGTATCGTCGCGTTTCCCTTGAATCTTGACACGCAACACCGATTCTTATTGTTAGAGCCGCGGAATTGCGCATCTCGCGGACCCAGAATTATTTTTACGCCTTTTGTCATTATTTATCGTACGCGTGCCGGGACTACCGAGAGAAACTTTGAATATTCAGAGTCGCCCACGCGAACGTCTCCAAGGACCTCGACGCGTTCGAGCCAGGAAGATTCTTCCGAACCGAATGCACGCAcgtttcttattcttctttttcttcttctgctgttACATAACTCAGGCATTTCGGTGATCGTTTTCTCGCTGCTCTCGTTCTGCTACTTTTGAAGAATACAAAGCAGGTCGCAGTCAATAATCAAAACTGATTTGGTTTGCGCTTCTAAGCGTGCTCGTTAAGCCGAGAAATTGCAGCGACGACGTGTATAAGGAAACGCGAAGAACGGGCCGTTGAGAAATCTACGCTCTGCGAGATCAAGAATATAGGTTGCATTCTTATGCGACTCTCGTCGCGCGAATAAAACGCGTCCTCtcacttaaaaaaaaaaaagaaaaaaaaaaatgaaaatcctGTCCGCGTTGCAGGCTACGCGGCAAAGATCGCAGCCTCGATCGCGCTTGTTCACCGAGAAACTTAATATTCCATTCTATTCCCTGTGCGCGCTCGAATTTATCGTAACAGCATCTACCGTGTTTATGTAAATGGTCGCGATGTTCCTCTCGATGAAGCGCGAATCGCGAAGCAGCCTACCACGCAATCGTTTTCTCTACTTTTTCCAGCGGAGAATATTTTCACTCGAAAAACTATAATTTAAACGCAACGATTACGTTCGATCGCCAAAATGGTACGCAAAACACGGCAAAAACTCGTAGACATCCCGTCGTGAACGACGTTCGATCGGTTCATTAGTTGGCCATTAATTGGCAGCGTTCTTTAAACGCGTAGATCATCAGGAAGGAcagaaaattgatttattccTTCCGTCGCGTCGCTCAGAATACGAAACCACAGACCtgattttttctcttctttcgatCTAATTATCGTAAATCGCGATTGACTCATGCTAGTCACGGGTGTCTCGTAAACTTGAATCGATCTATCGATGCCGTTTAGCAGGTGTTACGAAGTCGCGCCGCGTGGTCTTGCCAGTGAAAGTATCTTTAGTTGGTACGGATATTAACATATGCAAATTTCGTGATCTACATAACGTCGTACGTCTTAATAATGAATCCCGAAGAGTTGGACGAAAATCGTTCGAACAATGATCGAGCTTGCTTATAATCGTATTCAGCGATGCGATAACCAACGgcgttaaaaatattaacgaGCTCATTCTCAGAGTTAAGAGCAAGTTTGCGTCGTTTACGCGTTATTTATGTTCAAGATTCAAttaaagaaggagaaagaaacaGCGTCTCGGTCGATCAGAATTAACGACTCAATTAAACGGCAACTAATTGATGGCGGAAAGAGACTGACCATCGACGGCGTTTTATGTTGCAGCCGCAGAATTTGGTGATGATGGGCAGTTTCCCAGAATGCGAGGTGAAACTATGCGACTTTGAGATCTCGAGAGTGGTCTTAGAGGGAACAGAGGTTCGAGAAATCCTCGGGACACCGGATTACGTGGGTAAGCAACCGCGTCTCTCGATCAGCaactttgtttcatttttatcgtaCGCACGATCGAGGTATGCAAAGGTAAAAGGAAAAAACAGCAAAACATTTCGTTTGTACGAGCGGCTTCCATCGAATTTTAGGCTACttggaaaatataaattgcCTCGATACTGGTATCTGAGTGATGTATCGCTCGCATTACCTTGATTCAGCGAGGAGTTAAACAGGTGTGTCGGCACTTTGCTCCTCGTTCGTTCTCGTTTAATTGCTACCAATCAATACCTCGCCCCGCTAATTGACGATCTCTCCTGCGAGCAAGATCGCGAACATAATCGATATTAATTGACACGTTAGCCTTATTGCGCGATGCTGTTGTCAAAGCTACCGATTATCGACCTTTAATAAACTAATGGATCGTTCGCTAGCGATACACCTGTGTGATCGATCAACATAGGACACACGGAAACGCGAAGATAATTACATTCGGTGCTTTAAATCTCGTCGCACCGAGCGTTGCTAATCGACGTTGACATTTCTACTAGAAATCTTAGATCTTACAACCAATGGATTGTCATGAACTTTTATAGAAACTGTTACGGACGATAGGACCTTGTGAATTATTATGATAAATCTTAATTGCTCCTGTAATTTACAGTTGATCTGACTTGAATCGAGCCAAATTATTATGCGCATCCTCGACGTTTTACATATAACGTTTTACGTTTCATCCGACTGACGCGTAAAAGCAGAGAATCAGCAGGGAATATTTATTCAACGAGAATCGTAGGCAGCATAATTGACGGCATAATTGATGCGCGTCCATTATTCCCGTTGATCGTATCGCTTCGTTGAATAATAGGAGTAGCACGTGTATCGTCAAACATCTAAATTGAGTTTGACGCATCGTCAGAGATACGAAAACGATCGTGATTTAATCGTCAAGGTTTATCTATCAAGTAGCTAGTCGAGGCAGACGTTTATAACAGTTTTATGGATTCTACGAGACCTAAAAAGCAATCGCAATTATAATAACAACGCGTTTAAGGAGTTTGGGTAAATCCACCTTTTTCAAGTTCTTCGATCATCCACGCCTACGAGACGACCAATTTTCgttttgcaaataaaaatgacGTCCCTAGATGATATCACGAATTCAAATGAGGCTATTCAACTAAACAGCCCACCGATTAACGTTTCTCCTCGTTTCAGCACCCGAAATCCTGCACTATGAGCCCATCACTTTGGCTGCCGACATGTGGTGCGTAAACACGGGATCAATCTATGAATTTCTTTATCGAGAATTATCGGTTTAGCGAACGTCGCGATTAATTTCAGGTCGTTGGGCGTAACGACGTACGTGCTGTTAACCGGATTCTCTCCTTTCGGCGGCGAGACCGATCAAGAAACgtttcaaaatatttctttaggTGAGGTAGACTTTCCGGAGGAGCTATTTGGTGACATCTCGGCGCAGGCAAAGGATTTCGTCGCGAAGCTTCTGGTGCTAGACCCAAGGTGAGCTATAAATTTGCCAGGGTACGAGTTAGCCTTGCTTGCTCGAGGATTGAATATCCTCTCATGAGCAAGTGAATCTTGGTTTCAGCGCACGAATGACCGCGAAACAATGCCTGCGTCACGACTGGCTGCGTGCAGCACCTACACAAGCGTCGCCTCACCTGAGAAGATACCTGTCGAAATCGAGGGAAGTCCTTCTGGAACGAGTGGTCGGTCGGGAGAATCTTAGAAGAGCGGCGCTGTTGAGCCAGGCAAGCAGCCAAGCGAATCTCTCGAGCGACGTCCAAGAGTCGAATCATCGCGATCAAAGCTTGCAGGACTGTTTGCTGAGTCAAAGCGAGATGTGTCTGAGTCACCGTCTCACCGGAAGCCGATCTAGCCTCGAGGGTAGCGAAGATTTCCCGAGTCCGGCTGACTCGCGGACAAGCCTAAATTCATCCAGAACGAATTTAAGTTGCGCCAGCCAGAGCTGTTTGCTAAATAAAGAGCAAACACAAGGCTTGCTGAGTCGCGCACGAAGTCGTTCGCAGGCGAATCTGAATCACGGGCCTAGTCGAGGATTGCTGTCCAGAATACGAAGCCTGAATCGAATCCAATCCCAGGCGTGTTTGCTCAATGGAAATTCCTCGGCAAACTCGAGTTCGTTGCAAACGCGCATGATAGTAAATCCGGTAATTAGCAAATCACGCGAGAAACTTTACGGTCTAAGATCTTTGTCAAAATCCCAAGGGATGTTGGACATATACAGAAGCCTGGAATGCCtaagacgaagaagaaagagttACCAACGTGCCAAGACCGAGGACATGTTGCCCATCTTCAAACGATTGGGCGCTGAAATCGATGCTTCGAATGCTTACAGCATAGACGATATACCGACTCTAAGCGAAACTAAGAAACATTTTAACGAAGAAAACATACAGGTTCCAAAGTTGGAGGTGTCGCAGCCGGAAACTTTCGACTGTCTCCAAGTCGCTACCCATACCGAGATCTTAAACGTTCAATCGCCGTCCGTGACACCGGTAGAAGAGAAGATTCAAAATCAGATGGAAGTATCGACAGGCCAAACTTTCGAGTCTGAGGAGAATTTGGACTCGTTGAAATCAATCGAATCGGACACGCTGACCGAAGAGTCGGACGAAACGTCTGTGAATCGCGAAACGGAATCGAATTTGATAGCCGGCAAACGACCCTGTCAACGACAGCACTCGGACGCTTCGAGTCACTCGAACAATTCGGCAACTTCCGACGACAAAGAAGATCGCTCGACAGAGTCCGAAACCGAGGAACCAAAGTACACAGTAGCGCAGCTCGTCTCCGCGTTTAACAAACACCAGGAGGTCGCCTCGAGAACCAGCTTGGAAGCGATAATGACCGAGAAGAGGGTGAACGAAGTAACCTTCCCTACCGGAACAAAGGCGCTCAGGCTTTTTATACCAGACATCAATATCAGCGAGAGTAAAATCGTTAGACGGAAGACGAGTTACAAGCCGCGGAAGAACTGGGAAGAGCTGAGGAAAAAGAGTGAGAAAAACGAAGGGATCCTGAAGAACTTCGTCAGTGATTCAGCAaacgaagacgaagacgagGATATCGATAATCGGGAAAAGTCAAAAATCGAAAGCAACACTTCTGTGAacgatgaaaagaaattagaTATCGAGGAGACGAAGGAAATGTGGGAACAACAGGAAGATCAATGGTCAATGATCATTCCGCCGATCGAAATCAACGGCGATTCTATCTTCACAGAAGACTCGGCTCGTAACAATGTCGATACCACGATAGACGAGAAATACAAGCGTTGCGTGAAGGGTGCTAAGTTGAACGCAACGGAGACAACAATCGAAAAGCCTCAAAAGACGACCGCTACTTTCACTCGTCAAAAAGAAAGACTGCCAAATTATATATATCCCGAGGTAACGTGCCATATCAAAGACGATTCTCAGGACACGCTTAAAAAAACAGCTACGACAGTTTCGAACGGAAAATCGAGCCCAAAAGTAGAAAGAACAGATAAACCGAAAGCAACAACCCATACTATGGAATGTGTCAACGTAAACTTGAAAGATATCCTTCAGAGGGTGGACACGTTTCAAAGTACGCCGaaagaaaatttggaaaatttaagGAAAAGAACATCGATTGCCAAAATAATTCTAAACGACAATTTGTCTCACGATAATCAGGATACGAACGAGGGTGGAATTCGAGGAACGGGTAGTCGTGCTAGAAGCGAGCCACCTTCGAGCTTACCTTCGAAAGAGgaagttaataaaataaaattgattgtACCACCCTCTTTCGTAAGATCTTCTTCTTTGTCCAGCGACAGTAGCTGTCCGACACCTTCCAGCGTGCAATCGGACGTGAACGTCTCCTGGGAGGACGTCCAGCAGACGGAAAAAGAGGATCCCAGCAAAGttcgaagaagaaacgaaattcAGAGAACTTCGAGCGAAGGAAGAAACAAACAGTGCTCGGAAGACAAGAGACTCTGGGGTAGAGTCTGTACAGGATCTTACAGCAGAGCCATGGAGAAATTTAACAAGAACAACAATGAGCCGAACAAAAAATCTATTGTTCAGCTAAATGGACTGCAACAAACCGAGAAAACCAGAAGGAAAAGCAGCCCCGCGATGCCTCAATATATCAACCCGTAAAAATAGACTTCTCCTTCTCGAAGACTGAATCTAGTGTGCTCGATCTTCCCCGATTACGGTGACCGTGAATTTTCGCGATCTTAATGCAAACGCGTTTTCTTTGATTAAAGAGCGAAGCTGACAAATAAATAATCGGCAAACGTGTGTCATCAAATCGTACGCGACAAACGGTAACCCGTCATTAACGTCGTCAAATATGGAGATTAAACGTGATCCATCGTCACAGACGTATCCTTGACTTAATCTCCATATCGAGCAATCTAacagaataattttcttttttgttgaaGCGTAGAATCGATCCAACGCGTGAACATTGCACCATGGAAACCCAGAACAGATGAGATCGGCATAGGTATTCGTCAAATAATGTAAAAGAAAGTTGGTTGCCAATGTCGATTCCACGTTTAAGCGACAGATTGAGATTTGactattcatttatttctatcGTTTAATAAGGATAAGTATCAACGAAATCGATAGAGTACTCAAACATGGCCATGATTCCCTTGCCTTACGAGGATAATTACCACGTGACTCATTCTAAGCAAAAATCGCGAATAAGTAAACGCAATAGCATAGCATCAACTTTGTTTAAAACACGATGGAAAATGTACGCATCTCCCATTATTCATGTTACACTTCAAAGAAAGGACGCTTGATctttgaagaaaaaattgaacgaAAGTATCGCTACAACTTGCGTTCAAGAAAATTGCTCACTCACGAGATTATCCTTTTACGATGCAGCATTGCCTCTACTAATTTTACCTTGGCTATCGAACTTTATTTTAAGTGTTAGCAATCACGATTTAATTGGCGTGAATCGGAATCGATCATTCAGTTTATATCGTAGTGCTTAGCATTTTATCGAGGCCGGTATTTAGCATTATCCGCGTTTAGATTTTAATCGACCCGTTCAATTTTGTATCAAAGTTATCTCAATAAAGACTCTTGCCCGTTGAACGCTGTTGGGTGGTtagaaaggagaaagaaattttaacCCGATGCAGGAttggtaaaattaaattttattataatataaaacaattcGGCATCGTCGTTTCATTGCATTTCGTTAGCGATAATAATAGTATACACAAAATAATGGTAAATTTTACAGTCATTCGATTATTCCCATCGACTCTTCCTTACTCTCTTCTTCTCCCCGCTAGTATTTGATGCTTGGCTATTCTGAGATCGCGATTGTTCCGTATTTGGTTTTGGTGGTACAGGAGGCGGTGGTGGCATTATCACCGAAGGACGTGTAATAGTTTGTTCCCACGTGTGATCCGACGATGCCCGAAACTAAAATCAAATATCCCTCTATATATTATTTCGCTTTATCACCTAAGAAAACGTAACTTACCTGAGAAGTGTATTGACTGCGAAACGCAGCTTTCATAGCGGATAATCGATCGCTACCGGGTCCGTGTCTCTCTAGTTTCTTCACCACTTCACTAATGTCCTTCGATCCTTGCGACGAAGAACCGCTACTCTAAAGTCGtaacaatttcaaattatccTACTTTCGTTTGAAGGGAATtatttatgataaaaaaagaaattcgacGAATAAATACCGAAGTCGACGAAGTTTCAGGCCTTCCTCTGAAGCCAAGTCCAGCTCCTCCGACGTTCAAACTTTTTCCCTTTCCACCTTTGAATCTCGATTTTCGGAACCAAGCGCTTTGCATCGCCAAGTCCATCAGACTCTTTGGTACCTCCTGGTTCGCTCCTTCCAAATTTCGGACTAGATGTCCTGCGAATTCTTTGTCCTTTTCCGTCACAAGGGTATACGCCGTACCCTTCTCCCCGGCTCGACCTGTTCTACCTATCCTATGCGTGTGAATATCGATATCTCGCGCTACGTCGTAATTCACGACAGTTCTGATATGTGGAATGTCCAAACCTCGGGCTAcaggaaatgaaaaagtttcaCTGAAACGTCCAGTAACAAGTTTCCAAAAAAATCCCAAGTAGTAACATTACCAGCAACGTCAGTAGCAACCAAAGTACTGACTTCCTTCTTCTTAAAAGCCGTGATCACTTTATTcctttcaatttgatccatATCACCGTGCAGAAGCAAAACATCAAACTCTTTCAACTTGAGATTATTCGCAAGCTCCTCCGCGTTAAGCTGCGATGCAAATCGAACGATACTTTAAATACTTTCCTGTTTTTCATTGATCCAGATAAGCCGCGCGACCATGATTGACTGACCTTTTTGGTAACGAAGATTAACAGGCTACCAGCGCTCAAATATTCGACCAAATTTTGCAACAACCAAGCCCACTTGCCCGTTGGATTATTATTAAAGACTACCACGTGCTGAGTAACGTCAGCATTAGCTTCACCAACGTCCCCTTGAACTATCCTAACCGGGTCTGTTAAAACATCCCTCGCTAGCTTTTCTACCCTCTTTTTGAAAGTTGCACTGAACAACAACGTTTGCCTGTCCGGCCTAACGTGGTTACAAATTGAACGTACTTGCGGCTCTGGAATCAGATAGAGCTATAACAAGTGAAACAACAATCTTGTCGATAAAAATGAACACTTGTCTTGTTCCTTACCGAAACCCATATCGAACATTCTATCGGCTTCGTCTAATACCAGAAATGTTGCTCTGGTTAGATTCGTCGCTTTCATTTTGACTAAATCTATAATTCTACCCGGTGTTGCGACTACTATCTCCGCACCCCCTTCCAACGCTTTACTTTGTTCCCATTTGCTACCACCACCGTAGCAGCAACACACTTGAATGTTATAGACTTTCCCAAACTTTCTTGCTTCTTGATAAATCTACGAATACAAGTAAGTCGATAAAATGGTTTTGGTGAACTTAGCTTATCCACGTATAGTGTTGTTTCCCTTAAAGTATCTTATCGTTAGTGGTTAAATACCTGTTGAGACAATTCTCTTGTTGGGGCAAGAATCAAGCCGATAGGTCCATCGCCAGCCTTTAATTCCCTCTGATCCATTATGTGAACCAACATGGGCCAAATGAAGGCTGCGGTTTTACCGCTACCAGTCTTTGCTATACCTATTATATCCCTGCCACTTAATGCGGCAGGAACGGCTTGAGCTTGGATGGGAGTGGGTTGGGTATATTCGTTTTTTCTAATTGCTTTTATTAACGCATCGTCAAAACCAAAATGACCGAAACTTGTGACCGGGTTAGGCGGCGAGGGACCAGATACCTTTATCCCCAACGTCTTTCTCAAATCCTCGATCTGTTGTTTGCTTAAGCTGGCGATTTCATCGTGGACGTTGTAAAAGTTTTTCTCAAACGATTCGTACTGTATCTCGCTATGATCGATGGGGGGCAGAGGATcgatctctttctttttcggaGGCGCGATAGGATTCCCGTCCTCGTCGTATTCGATTTCTTGGTCAGATTCCTCTTGTTGTAACCCCGCGGTTGGGTTTTCCTCCATATACCTTGTCGGATAAACAACCCGGTCAATTTTTCTCTGCTTCTTCGCTCCCATCTCGCCGGTCAATCGGCGCAACTTACCTGTAATAGCTTTCTTCGTCGTCCTCGCAGTCGATATCTGCTCTGATTCCCTTAGACTTGTCTTCCTTGCGTTCATCTTCCGCGA
The sequence above is drawn from the Osmia bicornis bicornis chromosome 14, iOsmBic2.1, whole genome shotgun sequence genome and encodes:
- the LOC114880348 gene encoding ATP-dependent RNA helicase DDX42 — translated: MSYHRGGGNKPKGFGFAGFQMTGTKRSGSNIPPPPPNSTLSKQGYHTMNSITENALSACWGMPKKRSKTEEEYFEDDDDPPPFSLEYIPAPGSPTYDWMKKSTPKQDSDSDEDPLDAFMAGIDAEVKKNTYEAQLAEDERKEDKSKGIRADIDCEDDEESYYRYMEENPTAGLQQEESDQEIEYDEDGNPIAPPKKKEIDPLPPIDHSEIQYESFEKNFYNVHDEIASLSKQQIEDLRKTLGIKVSGPSPPNPVTSFGHFGFDDALIKAIRKNEYTQPTPIQAQAVPAALSGRDIIGIAKTGSGKTAAFIWPMLVHIMDQRELKAGDGPIGLILAPTRELSQQIYQEARKFGKVYNIQVCCCYGGGSKWEQSKALEGGAEIVVATPGRIIDLVKMKATNLTRATFLVLDEADRMFDMGFEPQVRSICNHVRPDRQTLLFSATFKKRVEKLARDVLTDPVRIVQGDVGEANADVTQHVVVFNNNPTGKWAWLLQNLVEYLSAGSLLIFVTKKLNAEELANNLKLKEFDVLLLHGDMDQIERNKVITAFKKKEVSTLVATDVAARGLDIPHIRTVVNYDVARDIDIHTHRIGRTGRAGEKGTAYTLVTEKDKEFAGHLVRNLEGANQEVPKSLMDLAMQSAWFRKSRFKGGKGKSLNVGGAGLGFRGRPETSSTSSSGSSSQGSKDISEVVKKLERHGPGSDRLSAMKAAFRSQYTSQFRASSDHTWEQTITRPSVIMPPPPPVPPKPNTEQSRSQNSQASNTSGEKKRVRKSRWE
- the LOC114880347 gene encoding probable serine/threonine-protein kinase MARK-C → MIYQPNHQSPTMSSTRKTSPRPQRRNLQASSGKCANAKAKAKAKRVTDRTGNEERCRGRCRVQWSEKHVKEGLVLVQEAQLARVVKTGPITEHYEIDSKPFANGQWAKVYRCRSRSSGILYAAKFSSRSRFNADCSAELRHEIALLSLCSQSPRVVRLHDVYETPKEIILVMEYAPGGDLQTLIDGDLVPLEGDVVHFVRQLVEGLAYLHERNIAHLDIKPQNLVMMGSFPECEVKLCDFEISRVVLEGTEVREILGTPDYVAPEILHYEPITLAADMWSLGVTTYVLLTGFSPFGGETDQETFQNISLGEVDFPEELFGDISAQAKDFVAKLLVLDPSARMTAKQCLRHDWLRAAPTQASPHLRRYLSKSREVLLERVVGRENLRRAALLSQASSQANLSSDVQESNHRDQSLQDCLLSQSEMCLSHRLTGSRSSLEGSEDFPSPADSRTSLNSSRTNLSCASQSCLLNKEQTQGLLSRARSRSQANLNHGPSRGLLSRIRSLNRIQSQACLLNGNSSANSSSLQTRMIVNPVISKSREKLYGLRSLSKSQGMLDIYRSLECLRRRRKSYQRAKTEDMLPIFKRLGAEIDASNAYSIDDIPTLSETKKHFNEENIQVPKLEVSQPETFDCLQVATHTEILNVQSPSVTPVEEKIQNQMEVSTGQTFESEENLDSLKSIESDTLTEESDETSVNRETESNLIAGKRPCQRQHSDASSHSNNSATSDDKEDRSTESETEEPKYTVAQLVSAFNKHQEVASRTSLEAIMTEKRVNEVTFPTGTKALRLFIPDINISESKIVRRKTSYKPRKNWEELRKKSEKNEGILKNFVSDSANEDEDEDIDNREKSKIESNTSVNDEKKLDIEETKEMWEQQEDQWSMIIPPIEINGDSIFTEDSARNNVDTTIDEKYKRCVKGAKLNATETTIEKPQKTTATFTRQKERLPNYIYPEVTCHIKDDSQDTLKKTATTVSNGKSSPKVERTDKPKATTHTMECVNVNLKDILQRVDTFQSTPKENLENLRKRTSIAKIILNDNLSHDNQDTNEGGIRGTGSRARSEPPSSLPSKEEVNKIKLIVPPSFVRSSSLSSDSSCPTPSSVQSDVNVSWEDVQQTEKEDPSKVRRRNEIQRTSSEGRNKQCSEDKRLWGRVCTGSYSRAMEKFNKNNNEPNKKSIVQLNGLQQTEKTRRKSSPAMPQYINP